A genomic stretch from Alphaproteobacteria bacterium includes:
- a CDS encoding TIGR00730 family Rossman fold protein, whose protein sequence is MQQIRSVCVYCGATKSAAPAFEKSAQQMGTLIAKAGLRLVYGGGRRGLMGILADAAIKEEGKVLGFIPESMIEFEDHHTGITDLQIVNNMHTRKMHMFEEADAFVILPGGFGTLDEFFEILTWRQHNLHHKPMVVVNIDGYWDPLVDLTKSIVGHHFATPGTLSLFQTVNSVEEVIEALNNPPEDALNHSGKWGS, encoded by the coding sequence TGCAGCAGATACGATCAGTTTGTGTTTATTGTGGGGCCACAAAATCAGCAGCACCTGCTTTCGAGAAAAGTGCTCAACAAATGGGAACGTTGATTGCAAAGGCCGGCTTACGACTAGTCTATGGCGGTGGGCGAAGAGGGTTGATGGGCATTTTGGCAGATGCGGCTATAAAGGAAGAAGGAAAAGTTTTGGGGTTTATCCCCGAATCCATGATAGAGTTTGAAGACCATCATACGGGCATTACGGATTTACAGATCGTCAATAACATGCATACCCGCAAGATGCATATGTTTGAAGAAGCAGATGCTTTTGTCATTCTTCCTGGTGGCTTTGGCACCCTTGACGAATTTTTTGAAATATTAACCTGGCGCCAGCACAACCTGCATCATAAACCCATGGTGGTTGTGAATATTGATGGGTATTGGGATCCACTAGTAGACCTAACGAAGTCTATCGTTGGTCACCACTTTGCGACACCCGGGACTCTATCTCTATTTCAAACGGTGAATTCCGTGGAAGAAGTGATCGAAGCGCTCAACAATCCGCCCGAAGATGCCCTGAACCATAGTGGAAAATGGGGTTCTTAA
- a CDS encoding outer membrane beta-barrel protein — protein MKKYVVSALLLSSTVLASEGYAKNAFHGWNIGVGAGYQRLSSSGNGTETSGAASGTAKFQPTANGVVGEIQGGLSRESGKLYYAGKLFLNTSSSQGSTTKDLAVGANDTSNQVKLSQKYGFGVVGHLGGKVSQNTALYGILGVSYTKFRVKYNEPETDGQGSQTKGLVGFPIGAGISRSVSESFRVFGEGTYTFHQSFTTKDIHDEDSDEFKVKIAPGSFNLLFGVTYTF, from the coding sequence ATGAAAAAATATGTAGTTTCCGCGCTTTTGCTTAGTAGCACAGTATTAGCTTCTGAAGGTTATGCAAAGAACGCATTCCATGGTTGGAACATTGGCGTCGGTGCTGGGTATCAGCGTCTCTCTTCAAGTGGAAATGGAACGGAGACCTCCGGTGCGGCTTCGGGGACAGCGAAGTTTCAGCCAACTGCAAATGGTGTCGTAGGAGAAATTCAAGGTGGTCTAAGCCGTGAATCAGGAAAGCTATATTATGCAGGAAAGCTGTTTTTAAACACGTCTTCCTCTCAAGGAAGTACAACTAAGGATTTGGCGGTAGGTGCTAATGACACATCTAACCAAGTTAAATTGTCCCAAAAATATGGCTTTGGTGTTGTGGGTCATCTCGGGGGAAAAGTCTCCCAGAATACGGCTCTCTATGGAATTCTTGGGGTGAGCTACACTAAGTTTAGGGTCAAATATAATGAGCCCGAAACAGACGGTCAAGGATCCCAAACAAAGGGCCTTGTTGGTTTTCCAATTGGCGCAGGCATCTCTCGATCCGTATCTGAATCATTCAGAGTTTTTGGAGAAGGAACTTACACTTTCCACCAGTCTTTTACGACCAAAGACATTCATGACGAAGATAGTGATGAATTTAAGGTAAAAATAGCACCAGGAAGCTTCAATCTTCTCTTCGGTGTCACATATACATTCTAA